A DNA window from Sandaracinaceae bacterium contains the following coding sequences:
- a CDS encoding MopE-related protein, which produces MFRSRFIFGVTLAVILTCALLPGHGRAYINQVDGTVLPVTNRLQLCLDSGNGEGMTGAVDAIADAAVIPEAYRPVFDAVSGRYRVTFVDIAEGAGFRNSFGWFWVGDDVSDPANLRTIFGCRTYGSCACGSCSTTRTITVDFDTQPGFSPGRPIGFWLRTPERLDGSREGGTFPSGCPFDAGCQPTGTNVNDSCGSRLDTNNRIYFTSSALNDDGDYVHFLVYRSITRTDTFYFGFEDLFRGGDNDFEDFLGRATGLVPICDPQPETCDNVDQDCDGAIDEGLTRGCATACGAGTETCSAGSYGSCSARVPDPTETRCDGGDDDCDGAIDEGLTRACSNMCGAGTEVCRAGMFADCSARAPTLESCNGGDDDCDGRTDEGLTRACGSACGSGTETCVAGSFGGCTAPSPGAETCDNTDEDCDGRTDEGLTRACSSMCGTGTEVCISGSFVGCTAPSGSVESCNGVDDDCDGAIDEGVTRACSTSCGVGTETCVAGAFVGCDAPTATPEVCNNVDDDCNGIIDDGNPGGGAACLPLDDGGFSETDGGVPDGGGDFCLAGRVVCVGGELSCRGASGTTREICNCMDDDCDGVVDENAGGDLCPGGACVDCRCVSPCEDDEFPCPPGRECDRSFADPSMGIIGYCVAGMCADVECSDEEICNPTTGACEDLCAGVECGAGFACVRGTCVEDSCYGRGCPTGERCRMGACEADPCVGVSCDAGSYCREGACAAVCTRTCGEGQVCEDDTCVDAPCGGCASGESCVDDACAPDACAPTCGRGRVCEGDACVDDLCRGVRCPTGASCQPGGWCVLDEIVPPRDPDYGIATGGGCQCSATGSGGPSGLGGAALGLLLLSLLFLRRVRVPRSAPRGAGRALAGALVLFLGGCDVEPFCFDDCEGETDAGPRDAGRPDARPADGCVPTGEETCNETDDDCDGLVDEGFDTQSDPGNCGACGSECVLPFAFPGCMEGGCVIERCEIGHHDLDDTPANGCEYECPPSGAELCDGLDNDCDGAVDEDFDVTTDLEHCGACGNTCGFANAAATCEASACVMGGCNTGFVDLNGDPGDGCEYACVAAGAESCNAVDDDCDGRIDEGFDLSTDPMNCGVCGRRCVFANATGACVPGGGGSVCGIGGCAAGFHDIDGDPATGCEYPCTATGRADACDGVDDDCDGRIDEADPTVGSSCGTSTGACSPGVNSCQRGAIVCVGGGGPQAETCDGVDQDCDGRTDEGALPGVGDRCGATNVGRCAFGTVACTSGSLSCGGGFVGPAAETCNGADDDCNGATDDGLTPPPRASVPSCAETRGVCAGRTPTCRGAGGWGCDLPASHQATETICDGLDNDCDGTADEGCLGPVGSDTRLDLGDTASQYNSLAPFILGDGGGRVWVSWMDLRLGDARVYFNRSTNGGSSWLSTPTRLDTAGGPAIGPRIALASPDDVSVVWADFRGGTSYREIYGRFSTDYGATFAASDVKVNASGSTATRDSFNVELASSGSNVYVVYESFVSDRSRQVFFSRSTNGGSSWSAPVQASSGTGSTYVAATPKVAAAGSDVYVVWRDNRSGGLDIFLRRSTNSGSSFTGGDVRLDVGDAAGSNSSFSPALAAQGSNVYVAWVDDRDMGSFDIWLNRSQDRGASWRASALQLDADPFSHDSLEPQVVAPASGEAVVAWVDYRSGFPDVLAARTTDAGNSFSTPTRLDTGSASGTSGSVDLSLDARGSLVVAAWADDRAGLLDIYANFSLDGGASWQPQDYRLDSSPLGTSDSQRPRVYVSATAAHVVWVDHRLGSGCPGGSSSGMSCANGDIFYRRMQ; this is translated from the coding sequence ATGTTCCGCAGTCGCTTCATCTTCGGGGTGACACTCGCCGTCATCCTCACGTGCGCCCTCCTCCCCGGTCACGGGCGCGCCTACATCAACCAGGTCGACGGCACGGTGCTCCCCGTGACCAACCGTCTGCAGCTCTGCCTCGACTCGGGCAACGGCGAAGGCATGACGGGCGCGGTCGACGCGATCGCGGACGCCGCGGTGATCCCGGAGGCCTATCGCCCCGTCTTCGACGCGGTGAGCGGGCGCTACCGGGTGACCTTCGTCGACATCGCGGAGGGCGCCGGCTTCCGCAACTCGTTCGGCTGGTTCTGGGTCGGAGACGACGTCAGCGATCCGGCGAACCTGCGCACCATCTTCGGCTGCCGGACGTACGGCTCTTGCGCCTGCGGCTCGTGCAGCACCACCCGCACGATCACGGTCGACTTCGACACCCAGCCCGGCTTCTCCCCGGGCCGGCCGATCGGCTTCTGGCTGCGGACCCCCGAACGCCTCGACGGCTCGCGTGAGGGCGGGACCTTCCCGAGCGGCTGCCCGTTCGACGCCGGCTGCCAGCCGACGGGCACGAACGTCAACGATTCATGCGGCTCGAGACTCGACACGAACAACCGCATCTACTTCACGAGCTCCGCCCTCAACGACGACGGCGACTACGTGCACTTCCTCGTCTACCGGAGCATCACGCGGACCGACACGTTCTACTTCGGCTTCGAGGACCTGTTCCGCGGCGGCGACAACGACTTCGAGGACTTCCTGGGCCGGGCCACCGGGCTGGTGCCGATCTGCGATCCGCAGCCGGAGACCTGCGACAACGTCGACCAAGACTGCGACGGCGCCATCGACGAGGGCCTCACCCGCGGCTGCGCGACGGCGTGCGGCGCGGGCACCGAGACCTGCTCGGCGGGCAGCTACGGGAGCTGCTCGGCGCGCGTCCCCGACCCGACCGAGACCCGCTGCGACGGCGGCGACGACGACTGCGACGGCGCCATCGACGAGGGGCTGACCCGCGCGTGCTCGAACATGTGCGGTGCGGGCACCGAGGTCTGCCGGGCGGGCATGTTCGCGGACTGCTCGGCCAGGGCGCCCACGCTCGAGAGCTGCAACGGGGGCGACGACGACTGCGACGGACGCACCGACGAGGGGCTCACCCGCGCCTGCGGCAGCGCCTGCGGCAGCGGCACGGAGACCTGCGTGGCCGGCAGCTTCGGCGGCTGCACCGCCCCGAGCCCGGGCGCCGAGACGTGCGACAACACCGACGAGGACTGCGACGGACGCACCGACGAGGGGCTGACGCGCGCGTGCTCGAGCATGTGCGGCACGGGCACCGAGGTCTGCATCTCGGGCAGCTTCGTGGGATGCACGGCGCCGAGCGGCAGCGTGGAGAGCTGCAACGGCGTCGACGACGACTGCGACGGGGCCATCGACGAGGGCGTCACACGCGCGTGCTCGACGAGCTGCGGCGTGGGCACGGAGACCTGCGTGGCTGGCGCCTTCGTCGGCTGCGACGCGCCGACCGCCACGCCCGAGGTCTGCAACAACGTCGACGACGACTGCAACGGGATCATCGACGACGGCAACCCGGGCGGCGGCGCGGCGTGTCTCCCGCTCGACGACGGCGGCTTCTCCGAGACCGACGGCGGCGTGCCGGACGGCGGCGGCGACTTCTGCCTCGCCGGGCGCGTGGTCTGCGTGGGGGGAGAGCTGTCGTGCCGCGGCGCGTCGGGCACCACGCGCGAGATCTGCAACTGCATGGACGACGACTGCGACGGCGTGGTCGACGAGAACGCGGGCGGCGACCTCTGTCCGGGCGGCGCGTGCGTGGACTGCCGCTGCGTCTCTCCCTGCGAGGACGACGAGTTCCCCTGCCCGCCGGGGCGCGAGTGCGACCGCAGCTTCGCGGATCCGTCGATGGGCATCATCGGCTACTGCGTCGCGGGCATGTGCGCCGACGTGGAGTGCAGCGACGAGGAGATTTGCAATCCCACGACCGGCGCGTGCGAGGACCTCTGCGCAGGCGTGGAGTGCGGAGCCGGCTTCGCGTGCGTGCGCGGCACCTGCGTGGAGGACAGCTGCTACGGGCGCGGCTGCCCGACCGGAGAGCGCTGCCGCATGGGCGCGTGCGAGGCGGATCCGTGCGTCGGCGTGAGCTGTGACGCGGGCAGCTACTGCCGCGAGGGGGCCTGCGCCGCGGTCTGCACCCGCACCTGCGGCGAGGGTCAGGTCTGCGAGGACGACACCTGCGTCGACGCGCCCTGCGGCGGCTGCGCGAGCGGCGAGAGCTGCGTGGACGACGCCTGCGCCCCCGACGCCTGCGCGCCTACCTGCGGGCGCGGGCGCGTCTGCGAGGGCGACGCGTGCGTGGACGACCTCTGCCGTGGCGTGCGCTGCCCGACCGGGGCGAGCTGCCAGCCCGGCGGGTGGTGCGTGCTGGACGAGATCGTGCCGCCGCGTGATCCGGACTACGGCATCGCGACGGGCGGCGGCTGCCAGTGCAGCGCGACGGGGAGCGGGGGCCCAAGCGGCCTCGGGGGCGCGGCGCTCGGCCTGCTCCTCCTGTCGCTGCTCTTCCTGCGACGGGTCCGCGTGCCTCGGAGCGCACCTCGCGGCGCCGGGCGCGCGCTCGCGGGGGCGCTCGTGCTCTTCCTCGGCGGCTGCGACGTGGAGCCCTTCTGCTTCGACGACTGCGAGGGCGAGACGGACGCCGGGCCGCGCGACGCGGGCCGCCCGGACGCGCGCCCCGCGGACGGCTGCGTCCCGACCGGCGAGGAGACCTGCAACGAGACCGACGACGACTGCGACGGGCTCGTGGACGAGGGCTTCGACACGCAGAGCGACCCGGGAAACTGCGGCGCGTGCGGAAGCGAGTGCGTGCTCCCGTTCGCGTTCCCCGGCTGCATGGAAGGCGGCTGCGTCATCGAGCGCTGCGAGATCGGCCACCACGACCTCGACGACACCCCCGCGAACGGCTGCGAGTACGAGTGCCCGCCCTCGGGCGCGGAGCTGTGCGACGGGCTGGACAACGACTGCGACGGCGCGGTCGACGAGGACTTCGACGTCACGACCGACCTCGAGCACTGCGGGGCCTGCGGCAACACCTGCGGGTTCGCGAACGCGGCGGCGACGTGCGAGGCGAGCGCGTGCGTGATGGGCGGCTGCAACACTGGCTTCGTCGACCTCAACGGCGACCCGGGCGATGGCTGCGAGTACGCGTGCGTGGCCGCCGGCGCGGAGAGCTGCAACGCGGTCGACGACGACTGCGACGGCCGCATCGACGAGGGCTTCGACCTGAGCACCGACCCGATGAACTGCGGCGTCTGCGGTCGGCGCTGCGTGTTCGCGAACGCCACCGGGGCGTGCGTGCCGGGCGGCGGCGGCTCGGTCTGCGGGATCGGCGGCTGCGCGGCGGGCTTCCACGACATCGACGGAGATCCGGCGACGGGCTGCGAGTACCCGTGCACGGCCACGGGGCGCGCGGACGCATGCGACGGCGTCGACGACGACTGCGACGGCCGCATCGACGAGGCCGACCCGACGGTGGGCTCGAGCTGCGGGACCTCGACCGGCGCGTGCTCCCCGGGGGTGAACAGCTGCCAGCGCGGCGCGATCGTGTGCGTCGGCGGGGGCGGACCGCAGGCCGAGACCTGCGACGGCGTCGACCAGGACTGCGACGGGCGCACCGACGAGGGCGCCCTCCCCGGCGTCGGCGATCGGTGCGGCGCGACGAACGTGGGGCGCTGCGCCTTCGGGACCGTGGCGTGCACGAGCGGGAGCCTGAGCTGCGGCGGAGGCTTTGTGGGCCCGGCGGCCGAGACGTGCAACGGGGCCGACGACGACTGCAACGGCGCGACCGACGACGGGCTCACGCCGCCGCCGCGCGCGAGCGTGCCCAGCTGCGCGGAGACCCGCGGCGTGTGCGCGGGTCGCACGCCCACCTGTCGCGGAGCGGGCGGCTGGGGCTGTGATCTCCCGGCCAGCCATCAGGCGACCGAGACGATCTGTGACGGCCTGGACAACGACTGCGACGGCACCGCGGACGAGGGCTGCCTGGGGCCGGTGGGCAGCGACACGCGGCTCGATCTCGGCGACACCGCCTCGCAGTACAACTCGCTCGCGCCCTTCATCCTCGGCGACGGCGGCGGCCGGGTCTGGGTGTCGTGGATGGATCTGCGGCTCGGGGACGCGCGCGTCTACTTCAACCGCTCGACCAACGGCGGCTCGAGCTGGCTCTCGACGCCGACCCGCCTCGACACGGCGGGCGGACCCGCCATCGGCCCGCGCATCGCGCTCGCGTCGCCGGACGACGTGAGCGTGGTCTGGGCGGACTTCCGCGGAGGGACCAGCTACCGCGAGATCTACGGGCGCTTCTCCACTGACTACGGGGCGACGTTCGCGGCGAGCGACGTGAAGGTGAACGCGAGCGGGTCGACCGCCACGCGCGACAGCTTCAACGTCGAGCTCGCGAGCAGCGGGAGCAACGTCTACGTCGTCTACGAGTCCTTCGTCTCGGACCGGAGTCGGCAGGTCTTCTTCAGCCGCTCCACCAACGGCGGCTCGAGCTGGAGCGCGCCCGTGCAGGCCTCGAGCGGGACCGGCTCCACCTACGTGGCCGCCACGCCGAAGGTCGCCGCGGCGGGCAGCGACGTCTACGTGGTCTGGCGCGACAACCGGAGCGGCGGCCTCGACATCTTCCTGCGTCGCTCGACCAACTCCGGCTCGAGCTTCACGGGCGGGGACGTGCGCCTCGACGTGGGCGACGCGGCGGGCAGCAACTCCAGCTTCTCCCCCGCGCTCGCCGCGCAGGGCTCCAACGTCTACGTGGCCTGGGTCGACGACCGCGACATGGGCAGCTTCGACATCTGGCTCAACCGCAGCCAGGACCGCGGGGCGAGCTGGCGCGCGAGCGCCCTCCAGCTCGACGCCGACCCCTTCAGCCACGACTCCCTCGAGCCGCAGGTGGTCGCGCCCGCGAGCGGTGAGGCGGTGGTGGCCTGGGTGGACTACCGCTCGGGCTTCCCGGACGTGCTCGCGGCGCGCACCACGGACGCAGGCAACAGCTTCTCCACGCCCACGCGCCTCGACACGGGCAGCGCGTCCGGCACGAGCGGGAGCGTGGACCTGAGCCTCGACGCCCGGGGGAGCCTCGTCGTCGCGGCCTGGGCCGACGACCGCGCGGGCCTGCTCGACATCTACGCGAACTTCAGCCTGGACGGAGGCGCCAGCTGGCAGCCCCAGGACTACCGCCTCGACAGCTCACCCCTCGGCACCAGCGACAGCCAGCGCCCGCGCGTCTACGTCAGCGCCACCGCGGCGCACGTGGTCTGGGTGGACCATCGCCTCGGGAGCGGCTGCCCGGGCGGCTCGAGCAGCGGCATGAGCTGCGCCAACGGCGACATCTTCTACCGCCGCATGCAATGA
- a CDS encoding nuclear transport factor 2 family protein has product MRPFVSLSLCLILAACGGDQDQRTTPDETGDLEVTAGSGRTATMPPGLDDSRWRWVEAHCTEGPLDLLARGYAAHVRVHQRGENQLLLVHDQQFATESCEHTVVQQATLPEGGGESWLMEEVVRVAVPSTDACYGRPEENRPGDVRMTDGRLEVLVQRSQWCNGLEVRMVYERAAQELLAEDEIVRRYVAHFMRGDADAVAELFAQSGALLEPFTRTETGDPYRHEGRNRVQRWFEESFTTAPWRAMKIAEIEEGEASGGATQRVVTWEYMDPRLTEPMTGRSRFTIAAGEIFELQIELTSEPSLREPAEGEAAEGEEEATET; this is encoded by the coding sequence ATGCGCCCGTTTGTCTCCCTCAGCCTCTGTCTGATCCTGGCCGCCTGCGGTGGGGATCAGGACCAGCGCACCACGCCCGACGAGACGGGCGACCTCGAGGTCACCGCCGGCAGCGGCCGGACCGCGACGATGCCCCCGGGCCTCGACGACAGCCGCTGGCGCTGGGTCGAGGCGCACTGCACGGAGGGCCCGCTCGACCTGCTCGCCCGCGGCTACGCGGCGCACGTGCGGGTCCATCAGCGCGGCGAGAACCAGCTCCTGCTCGTGCACGACCAGCAGTTCGCGACCGAGAGCTGCGAGCACACCGTCGTCCAGCAGGCGACCCTGCCCGAGGGCGGCGGCGAGAGCTGGCTCATGGAGGAGGTGGTCCGCGTGGCCGTCCCCTCCACCGACGCGTGCTACGGCCGCCCGGAGGAGAACCGCCCCGGCGACGTGCGCATGACCGACGGTCGCCTCGAGGTCCTCGTGCAGCGCTCCCAGTGGTGCAACGGCCTCGAGGTCCGCATGGTCTACGAGCGCGCGGCCCAGGAGCTGCTCGCGGAGGACGAGATCGTGCGTCGCTACGTCGCCCACTTCATGCGCGGCGACGCCGACGCGGTGGCGGAGCTCTTCGCGCAGTCGGGGGCGCTCCTCGAGCCCTTCACCCGGACCGAGACCGGGGACCCCTACCGTCACGAGGGCCGCAACCGGGTCCAGCGCTGGTTCGAGGAGAGCTTCACGACCGCGCCGTGGCGCGCGATGAAGATCGCCGAGATCGAGGAGGGCGAGGCCTCGGGAGGCGCCACGCAGCGCGTCGTGACCTGGGAGTACATGGATCCGCGCCTCACCGAGCCCATGACCGGCCGGAGCCGCTTCACGATCGCGGCGGGCGAGATCTTCGAGCTCCAGATCGAGCTGACCAGCGAGCCCAGCCTGCGCGAGCCGGCCGAGGGCGAGGCGGCCGAGGGCGAAGAAGAGGCGACGGAAACCTGA
- a CDS encoding M23 family metallopeptidase encodes MPYALLLLAAPASADPAERGDAHRHDYSRFSDGPRNVPTPRGASLQRAQALGLGTREAASQLMHGQPEAAWLRAAGWRESPDRLLWPVDDGNYVRGFGFVRTTRPDLRHDGVDISAPVGTVVRAAADGIVAYSDNGIRGYGNCVILLHPNGWVTLYAHNSRTTVQPGWRVRRGERIALVGSTGISRGPHVHFELIDGGRPTDPLALFDGGPAFVRRVAERAFAAGRVPEPDDVGPADRPTPAPLADAQPVASPTVDRRALVRRLLRFAPTEALREEAGGRIFSNLLWPVRGGSLASHDRRRARIEAEDGAAVRAAADGQVVYVGRLGRRGQSVVMLHRMGWVTVYAGVGEVHVEPGQRVERGAWIAATEGALAFELRVDGRRTDPHDLLVQVPSD; translated from the coding sequence ATGCCATACGCCCTCCTCCTGCTCGCGGCCCCGGCCTCGGCCGATCCCGCGGAGCGAGGCGACGCGCATCGCCACGACTACTCGCGCTTCAGCGACGGCCCGCGCAACGTGCCGACCCCGCGGGGGGCGTCGCTCCAGCGCGCCCAGGCGCTGGGGCTCGGCACGCGCGAGGCGGCGTCGCAGCTGATGCACGGCCAGCCCGAGGCCGCGTGGCTGCGCGCCGCCGGGTGGCGCGAGAGCCCGGACCGTCTCCTCTGGCCGGTCGACGACGGCAATTACGTGCGTGGCTTCGGTTTCGTGCGCACCACGCGCCCGGACCTCCGTCACGACGGGGTCGACATCTCCGCGCCGGTGGGCACGGTCGTGCGCGCCGCGGCAGACGGCATCGTCGCCTACTCCGACAACGGCATCCGCGGCTACGGCAACTGCGTCATCCTCCTTCACCCGAACGGCTGGGTGACCCTCTACGCGCACAACTCGCGCACCACGGTGCAGCCCGGGTGGCGGGTGCGGCGCGGCGAGCGCATCGCCCTGGTCGGCTCGACCGGCATCTCCCGCGGCCCGCACGTGCACTTCGAGCTGATCGACGGCGGCCGGCCCACCGACCCGCTCGCCCTCTTCGACGGTGGCCCGGCGTTCGTGCGGCGGGTGGCGGAGCGCGCGTTCGCGGCCGGGCGCGTGCCCGAGCCCGACGACGTCGGCCCCGCGGATCGTCCGACGCCCGCGCCCCTCGCCGACGCGCAGCCGGTCGCCTCGCCCACCGTCGATCGCCGGGCCCTCGTGCGCCGCCTGCTCCGCTTCGCGCCGACCGAGGCGCTCCGCGAGGAGGCGGGCGGGCGCATCTTCTCCAACCTCCTGTGGCCGGTCCGCGGCGGCTCGCTCGCCTCGCACGATCGGCGGCGGGCGCGCATCGAGGCCGAAGACGGCGCCGCGGTGCGCGCGGCGGCGGATGGGCAGGTCGTCTACGTGGGCCGCCTCGGCCGCCGCGGCCAGAGCGTCGTGATGCTGCACCGCATGGGCTGGGTGACGGTCTACGCGGGCGTCGGCGAGGTGCACGTCGAGCCCGGGCAGCGCGTGGAGCGCGGCGCGTGGATCGCAGCGACCGAGGGAGCGCTGGCGTTCGAGCTCCGCGTCGACGGCCGCAGGACCGATCCCCACGACCTGCTGGTCCAGGTGCCCTCCGACTGA
- a CDS encoding lysophospholipid acyltransferase family protein: MPLGDVPVPFASRGWQKKQEAESRLEKLVARFGDRMVRFSEDALGEELDARIARIQMHPNEAGFDPFGFDPGTARYALALAAFLHRFYFRTEVFGVEHVPEGRVLIIANHSGQIPMDGLIIGTSLMLDAEPPRFPRSMVERWSAELPFVSVFFPRCGQVVGSPDNARRLLQNDEALVVFPEGTRGISKTFDKRYQLVDFGLGFMRLALETGTPIVPVSVVGGEEQLISVADFKGVARLFGMPSFPIIPQLFLGMPFPLPTRYRLRFGPPMRFDGDPDDDDAVIGEKVAEVRANIQRMVDRGLEERRSIFW; the protein is encoded by the coding sequence ATGCCCCTCGGCGACGTGCCCGTCCCCTTCGCCAGCCGCGGCTGGCAGAAGAAGCAGGAGGCCGAGAGCCGGCTCGAGAAGCTCGTCGCGCGCTTCGGCGATCGCATGGTGCGCTTCAGCGAGGACGCGCTCGGCGAGGAGCTCGACGCCCGGATCGCGCGCATCCAGATGCACCCCAACGAGGCGGGCTTCGATCCCTTCGGCTTCGACCCGGGGACCGCGCGCTACGCCCTCGCGCTCGCCGCCTTCCTGCACCGCTTCTACTTCCGCACGGAGGTCTTCGGCGTGGAGCACGTGCCGGAGGGCAGGGTGCTGATCATCGCCAACCACTCGGGGCAGATCCCGATGGACGGCCTCATCATCGGCACCTCGCTCATGCTCGACGCGGAGCCGCCTCGCTTCCCGCGCTCGATGGTGGAGCGCTGGTCGGCGGAGCTGCCCTTCGTCAGCGTGTTCTTCCCGCGCTGCGGCCAGGTGGTCGGCTCCCCCGACAACGCGCGCCGGCTGTTGCAGAACGACGAGGCGCTGGTGGTCTTCCCGGAGGGCACGCGCGGGATCAGCAAGACCTTCGACAAGCGCTACCAGCTCGTCGACTTCGGCCTCGGCTTCATGCGCCTGGCGCTCGAGACCGGCACGCCGATCGTCCCCGTGTCGGTCGTGGGCGGAGAGGAGCAGCTCATCAGCGTCGCCGACTTCAAGGGCGTGGCCAGGCTCTTCGGCATGCCCTCGTTCCCCATCATCCCGCAGCTCTTCCTCGGGATGCCGTTCCCGCTCCCCACCCGCTATCGGCTGCGGTTCGGGCCCCCGATGCGCTTCGACGGCGACCCGGACGACGACGACGCGGTCATCGGCGAGAAGGTCGCCGAGGTCCGGGCGAACATCCAGCGCATGGTCGATCGGGGCCTGGAGGAGCGGCGCTCGATCTTCTGGTGA
- a CDS encoding serine/threonine-protein kinase encodes MGEPTGEQALGPSAGPRPREERETLSSDPTSMPPSARAEMGGDPLVGQLVDARYHVGPVLADGGMGTVYEALDVHADARVALKTLQPRFSERPRVVQRFEREAQALEAARSPHVVDVIAHGRLADARPYYVMERLDGEPLSDVIERTAAPLEPRRVVRLGVQIARGLTHAHDLGIVHRDLKPENIFLCDAVADAPHVKLLDFGLAKAVDGSTDVAKAGELLGTPSYMAPEQIRGDRVDGRTDIYAFGVMLYEMLTGRVPFEGDAAVDVMVAHVEQIPTLPSQLDPPIQLPVMLEWIAMCCLYKQPERRFQSTHELLDELSNAARLYRVQV; translated from the coding sequence GTGGGGGAGCCGACCGGGGAACAGGCGCTGGGGCCGAGCGCGGGGCCGAGGCCGCGGGAGGAGCGCGAGACGCTCTCGTCCGACCCGACCTCGATGCCGCCGTCGGCCCGCGCCGAGATGGGCGGCGATCCGCTCGTGGGGCAGCTGGTCGACGCCCGGTATCACGTCGGCCCCGTGCTCGCCGACGGCGGCATGGGCACGGTCTACGAGGCGCTCGACGTCCACGCGGACGCGCGCGTGGCGCTCAAGACCCTGCAGCCTCGGTTCAGCGAGCGTCCGCGGGTCGTCCAGCGCTTCGAGCGGGAGGCGCAGGCGCTCGAGGCGGCCCGGAGCCCACACGTCGTCGACGTCATCGCTCACGGGCGCCTCGCGGACGCGCGCCCCTACTACGTGATGGAGCGGCTCGACGGGGAGCCGCTGTCGGACGTCATCGAGCGGACCGCGGCGCCGCTCGAGCCGCGCCGGGTGGTCCGGCTCGGCGTGCAGATCGCGCGAGGGCTCACCCACGCTCACGACCTCGGCATCGTGCACCGCGACCTGAAGCCGGAGAACATCTTCCTGTGCGACGCGGTCGCCGACGCGCCCCACGTGAAGCTCCTCGACTTCGGCCTCGCCAAGGCGGTGGACGGGTCGACGGACGTGGCCAAGGCGGGAGAGCTGCTGGGCACGCCGAGCTACATGGCCCCCGAGCAGATCCGCGGCGACCGGGTCGACGGCCGCACGGACATCTACGCGTTCGGCGTGATGCTCTACGAGATGCTGACGGGGAGGGTGCCGTTCGAGGGCGACGCCGCGGTGGACGTGATGGTGGCGCACGTGGAGCAGATCCCGACGCTCCCCTCCCAGCTCGACCCGCCGATCCAGCTCCCCGTGATGCTCGAGTGGATCGCGATGTGCTGCCTCTACAAGCAGCCGGAGCGCCGCTTCCAGAGCACCCACGAGCTCCTCGACGAGCTTTCCAACGCGGCGCGGCTCTATCGCGTCCAGGTCTGA
- a CDS encoding NAD-dependent epimerase/dehydratase family protein: MSDSRRRRPSARRGKKPPADSSADETAKPEPAPKKPKRSGSGGERPSARRKRAVSPATVPPPAAPQPVKRPSATRRPAASRDPHAQAREGAVLVTGICGRLGKLLARRLHRNDRVVGIDRREFRGRPKDIVHHQIDLRRKKTRDVFRAGDIRAVVHLGIMHDLRASAKVHHAWNVVAFQKLLDALIQYDIPKLVVLSSANVYGPSPDNPQFLTEEAPLLGAQHFSAIRDLVEVDMLAQSFFWRHPDTETVVLRPCHILGGVHNAPSNYLRLERPVSLMGFDPMVQVMHERDVVSAIQLALAPGVRGIFNLKGPGEVPMSRVFKILGRRPRAVPASMAQLVLDRMWRYRMTSFPTPELDHIRYVCMVDDTRAREVLGFEPRFGLEETVRAVELDA; this comes from the coding sequence GTGAGCGACTCCCGTCGGCGACGCCCCTCCGCGCGACGCGGCAAGAAGCCGCCCGCGGATTCGTCCGCCGACGAGACGGCGAAGCCGGAGCCCGCCCCGAAGAAGCCCAAGCGCTCGGGGTCCGGCGGCGAGCGCCCCTCCGCGAGGCGCAAGCGGGCCGTGAGCCCGGCGACGGTCCCGCCCCCCGCTGCGCCGCAGCCCGTGAAGCGTCCGAGCGCGACGCGCCGACCCGCCGCCAGCCGTGACCCGCACGCGCAGGCTCGCGAGGGCGCCGTGCTCGTGACGGGGATCTGCGGTCGGCTCGGCAAGCTCCTCGCGCGCAGGCTCCACCGCAACGATCGGGTGGTGGGCATCGATCGGCGCGAGTTCCGCGGGCGTCCGAAGGACATCGTGCATCACCAGATCGATCTCCGGCGCAAGAAGACGCGCGACGTCTTCCGCGCCGGCGACATCCGCGCGGTGGTGCACCTCGGGATCATGCACGACCTCCGCGCGAGCGCGAAGGTGCACCACGCATGGAACGTGGTCGCGTTCCAGAAGCTCCTCGACGCGCTCATCCAGTACGACATCCCGAAGCTGGTGGTGCTCTCGAGCGCGAACGTCTACGGGCCCAGCCCCGACAACCCGCAGTTCCTCACCGAGGAGGCGCCGCTGCTCGGGGCGCAGCACTTCAGCGCGATCCGCGATCTCGTCGAGGTGGACATGCTCGCCCAGAGCTTCTTCTGGCGGCATCCCGACACCGAGACGGTGGTGCTCCGGCCGTGCCACATCCTCGGCGGCGTGCACAACGCGCCCAGCAATTACCTGCGCCTCGAGCGCCCGGTCTCCCTGATGGGCTTCGACCCGATGGTGCAGGTGATGCACGAGCGCGACGTGGTCTCGGCCATCCAGCTGGCGCTCGCGCCCGGGGTGCGCGGGATCTTCAACCTGAAGGGCCCCGGCGAGGTCCCCATGAGCCGGGTGTTCAAGATCCTCGGGCGGCGCCCGCGCGCGGTCCCCGCGAGCATGGCGCAGCTCGTGCTCGACCGCATGTGGCGCTACCGGATGACCTCGTTCCCGACGCCGGAGCTCGATCACATCCGCTACGTCTGCATGGTGGACGACACGCGGGCGCGCGAGGTGCTGGGGTTCGAGCCGAGGTTCGGTCTCGAGGAGACCGTGCGGGCCGTCGAGCTCGACGCCTGA